A single region of the Lycium barbarum isolate Lr01 chromosome 2, ASM1917538v2, whole genome shotgun sequence genome encodes:
- the LOC132626412 gene encoding calmodulin-7, translated as MADQLTDDQISEFKEAFSLFDKDGDGCITTKELGTVMRSLGQNPTEAELQDMINEVDADGNGTIDFPEFLNLMARKMKDTDSEEELKEAFRVFDKDQNGFISAAELRHVMTNLGEKLTDEEVDEMIREADVDGDGQINYEEFVKVMMAK; from the exons ATGGCAGATCAACTCACAGATGATCAGATCTCTGAATTTAAAGAAGCCTTTAGTCTCTTTGACAAAGATGGAGATG GTTGCATCACAACTAAGGAGCTTGGAACTGTAATGCGGTCGTTGGGGCAGAACCCAACTGAGGCCGAGCTTCAAGACATGATCAATGAAGTTGATGCTGATGGAAATGGGACAATTGATTTCCCAGAGTTCCTTAACCTGATGGCTCGCAAGATGAAGGACACTGATTCTGAGGAGGAGCTCAAGGAAGCTTTCAGAGTGTTTGACAAGGATCAGAATGGATTCATCTCCGCAGCTGAGCTTCGTCATGTCATGACAAACCTCGGTGAGAAGCTTACTGATGAAGAGGTCGATGAGATGATCCGTGAAGCTGATGTAGATGGCGATGGGCAGATCAACTACGAGGAGTTCGTCAAGGTTATGATGGCCAAGTGA